CGCCAGATCCCGCGAGTTTACATATAAACGCTAGAGGGATAAAAGGGAACCTATTACGGTTTAATCAGGCCAATCAGCGCACTTTCATTAATTATGGGTGTGGTCTTGTAGCCTCGCACAGCCACCTAACCCAGAAAAAAGTTAACCTCGAATTAGATTGGACCGTTAACACATCGTGTTGCCAGATGATGGAGAGGAAACCATGTCTCTTTTTCTCGCGTCTTCACGCGCATCTTTTGCTCAAATGAGCTGATaaagtggcgtcgttaggccttgGCGttcagggctatagccccggatctcaaattgacccaaaacattgataataAAGAAATAGCCACTGATCTATTCATCAAAAATCCGATTGCGCATTATGACATTTCAGACGTGTAGgctgctagcgtgtacatcgacattttcagcatgtacattcaaaaccctgtactttctgaaCCGTGCGGGACGGGAGGGTGGTCTAtaccccgaatgtattgtgatcctagcgacgcctctgagCTGATATATAACACAGAAAATACTCAGTGTGCCCTATCAAGTAAGGAAATTGCATGACATGTATCATGTATTTACTTTTGGTGGCATATGTAGTTAGTAAATTTGTGTTCATGCATTAGCTAGCTTGATAGTAGTAGCCATTTCAAGTAGAACATATAGATGGATAAATCCAATCAGTACAATAGGCTGTAGTTGATCTATTCAATGTTTTTTCTCCACAGAAAAAGCGAAACAAAGTTGGCGTGGAGCCGCAGAAAAAGAGAAGgacctcatccctctctttgaTTTCACCTGACCATTGTGAAAGAAATGCCTCCACTACCTCCGTCCAACTCTCTTCCCCCCATCCACCTCCATCCCCTGTTAAATGTTCCACTCAGTCTGGTGCTGAACACCCCTCTCTCCCCGCGGGGTCACCTCCCAGGAACACTACCCCAGTAAATGCCTCTACAGTGGTCTCCCAACCTGGTTGTCTCACTCCTCCAAACCCACTGGACCGTCATGGAGAGACCAGGCCTGAGGAAACAACAGTCATGTAAGTCAAACCAAGTACAGTACGGGTGAAAAGCCACCTTTGTATCTTTTAATAGAAGCATTTGAGGTAGTAAACTCTAATGGAGGACCGTTTGTAATCAAATTACTTGATGAATGGTGACAGCCCTATTCCCTTATAAGGGGTGGATGAAAGCAGAAAGTGttttggccctccaggaccagagttgaGTAGCCCTCAGCTAAACTGACCTTGTGTTTGCAGCACCACTGAGGCCAGAGAGACACTGGCAGCGCCGACAGAACTGCCGAAGACACCTAGTGTGGCCGCCGTCCCTGGTCTGTATTCTGATGTGACCTCGATTTCTGAACACGTTTGTGCGTTTGCTAGCCGTCGAGAAAATGTCTCTCATCCTCTGTCTACCTCTGTGTCCCCTCAGTGCCGTCAATGAGTCCCAGATGTGCAACAGTCTCCTCAGAAAGGTGGGTTAAGATTTGCAAGACCAGGGCCCATATTTGTCAAGGGTCTCCAAGTTTTAGTGCTGCTGATTTAGGACAAGGACATCTCAGCCAATAAGAATCAGATTCATTATTATCTAAATGGCTGTACTGGTCAACCTAGATCAGGCTCCAACTCTGAAGCGCTTAAGAAAAGTCCTCTACCATTTTCCTACATCTGTAGTTTTATGCTCTACTAGCCCCATCTAGTGGATTTTCATCTATTCTACTTGGtcaactgtatttatatggaCAGTAATACATGCTTGCCTAATCAGACTGGGTTTACACTACATTCTACAGCATTTAGGTAGAGATTGTGTTCTGTGATACCATCTCTGTTTCAGAGACTTTAGAcctgtttctgtcttgtctccagTCCACTGCTTCTTCTACGCTACTTTAGCCCAAAGCCGCAGGGCCCAGTCACAGCCACTAAGGGCCAGATTCTCTCCAGGACCCGCTCAAACACACAGCTGAATCTGGGGAATAAGATCCGGAGCGACAGAGGAGAATCCAGGGACCTCATCGACCTGGAACTGCTTGGGTAAACCACATAACCCTTCAAAATAATGTTGAACTCTTCATTGTTTAGATCAATGTCAGATATATGATGTCTTACTGTCAAACTATATCAGATGTATTAGACATTAATAAACCCATGAAGTATTATGATTAGCTTAGTCAAAAGAACAtccactcctgtgtgtgtgtgtgtctgtgtgtgtgtctgtgtgtgtactcacaTAACGATTCCTGATTAAGATGACTTATTTAAAGGTTTATTACATAAGCCACTCTGCCTCTTGTATATTGTACCTATATGTGTGTATTAATGACCACTTGTTCTTCCCAGGTTGCCCAACATTGGCAACTCCTGCTTCCTCAATGCGACGCTGCAGTGCCTTCTGTTCCTACCGCTGTTCTTCAAGGAAATCCTCCGCCAGGAAAATCTCTGGAGATTGTCCCCGACTTCTAACCTGCTCAGGTAAAAGAAGGCTAatttgcacatacacacacacacatacacacacacacagcaatccGTTATTTGTGGTCAAAAATGTAAGTTATTGAATAAATAACAAGCCAAGGAACTGCTTagagaataaaatatgttgctgattttgtatatttAGTCTAGAAAAATGCTCTGAATTTAGGTGAAACATCTTAACCAATTAtcctaaaataataaaacaactcGTCATTGCCGTTTTCCTTGACTTTCCGTCCTCAAGGAAAACAATTtctgtaaacaaaataaacaaatgtctcTAATGCAGTGGCTCTAGTTGAAGAGTGTCTTTGATGCCCACATCTCAGGTGGTAGCCAGGTGGGTTATTCACCATTCTTTCAGCTACTGATTTAGTCTTGGTCTGCTCTCTAGTTGTCTGTCAGAGGTGCATCAGTCTTGTCAACCTGGCAGTGGCACCAACCAGGCCTCAAAATGGGAAATCCTAAGAAAGGTTAAGTACTCGTTGCTTGAACAGGATATGAAGTACATGGAGGACAGTCAGCAGGTGAGTCTGGAGACCGGGTGTAGCACAACTCCCCCGAGTTCTTGTGACATTTCATTCTGTCTTTGTCATTTGACCTGTCTTCATCTATGTCTTTTCTCTGCTCCTCGTACTGTAGGACGCACACGAGTTACTTCTCAACATGCTGTGCCAACTGACGGCGGAGGGCAGGATCCTGGCAGAGCTCAGCGTGGGCTACATATGCCCTGTTTCACAGCTGGAGTTCATGACAGCATCAGGTGTCACCTGTAACAGGTAGGAGCTCTGTCACTGGTTGGGGGAAATCAAAAGCAGTCAAAACCCTCGTAAAAGTCCTTAGAGGGAATGTTCTGCTTCATCTGTGAGGTCTAATGTGTTTCTTGTCTTTTCCTGCTTCTGAAGCTGCGGGAGGAAGTCGTCCACCAAGCAGGAGTACAACCACCTCTCCCTGGACATCAGCCCTGAACGTACCCTGCAGGGCAGCCTGGCACTTTATTTCAAGGTCAGCAAACAGCCCGCGCTCTCGGCATACTGTCTAATTACAATTGTATTGTCATTCACTGTTGCaatctgtttgtttgtgacCCAGAAATACATGGTGGACTTCAGATGTCATGTCTGCAAAGGCCTCCAGGCCTCAAAGATGGAGCAGTTTCAAACCCTGCCTCGGTAAGTGCCATAGTTGAGTTTATTATAG
This sequence is a window from Esox lucius isolate fEsoLuc1 chromosome 17, fEsoLuc1.pri, whole genome shotgun sequence. Protein-coding genes within it:
- the LOC109616783 gene encoding ubiquitin carboxyl-terminal hydrolase 37-like, whose product is MGCISSCIKKKRNKVGVEPQKKRRTSSLSLISPDHCERNASTTSVQLSSPHPPPSPVKCSTQSGAEHPSLPAGSPPRNTTPVNASTVVSQPGCLTPPNPLDRHGETRPEETTVITTEARETLAAPTELPKTPSVAAVPVPSMSPRCATVSSESPLLLLRYFSPKPQGPVTATKGQILSRTRSNTQLNLGNKIRSDRGESRDLIDLELLGLPNIGNSCFLNATLQCLLFLPLFFKEILRQENLWRLSPTSNLLSCLSEVHQSCQPGSGTNQASKWEILRKVKYSLLEQDMKYMEDSQQDAHELLLNMLCQLTAEGRILAELSVGYICPVSQLEFMTASGVTCNSCGRKSSTKQEYNHLSLDISPERTLQGSLALYFKKYMVDFRCHVCKGLQASKMEQFQTLPRVLVLHLKRFGGYSGLEKLETPISIPPNLRLSELCGDTVPPLHNIIPEDATDHTISLPGQDRDSIPFCSDSNDQGPGKVWQKFSVEEPVKTSSDYQLTGIVSHLGGSMMSGHYVSDVLGASGQWLCCNDSQVSVSCEASVLRSRARSSYLLFYTYRTGKQKAPSYRA